The window TACCACAACAAAACGCTTAAAAATAAAAACGAATGTGGCTACTATAGAAGGGATCGTACCCCTTCCTTCTGATCCTCTGAGCATTCGATGCCAGGGGCCTAGACAGCAAATCACTTTATGGTAACCTATTCACAGAATCAGATTATCTAATTTCCTATATATCAATAAAAGGCTGCATATCCAAATCAGTTACTACCTGATTCGGGTATGCAGCCTTTTTTATAAAAAAATTAAAAAATGACAGCGCCAAGTGCCCTCATCAGGACGCTTAGTACTGTCATTTTTTATTTCGCTGAAGCGATTGAGTTCACGCCCGTGATGCGTTTTGCACCTACGTAGCGCGAGCCCCAATAATGAGGATCATTTAACTTATCAACACGTACACCTTTTGATGTCGATGCATGTGAAAACTTACCATCACCTATGTATATGCCAACATGCGAAACCCCTTTGCCTGACGTATTGAAAAATACGAGGTCTCCGGTTTCCAAGTTCGCTTTATTAACAGTTGTACCTGATGCGTGCATGCTAGCTGCTGTACGTGACACGTGGATATCGTTCTGCTTAAAGACGTATGAGACATACCCTGAGCAGTCAAATCCTTTTGTTGTTGTGCCTCCGTAACTATACTTAACCCCTATAAGACTTGTTGCTGTTTTTGAAATAGCAGCCGTTTTAGATGAAGCTTCGGCTTGTCCCGTGAATGGTGCAACTAGTAATAGAAATGACATTGCAATAATCGTAATTGTCGTTTTCATCGTAAATGTAAGTTTCATGTGTTCCCCCAATGGCTTAATTTATCTGAAAAACTATCTGTTACAACCTTAACATGTTTGAAACACCCCTTATATTACAGTTGTGTAACAAGGTCGTTACACAAAACGCAATAAAGTAGTTTTTTGAAACATAATAGCTTTTTCATAAGGTTTATAGTTTATAAGAGAGGGAATTTAGTTATATAACATCTATTTTATGGGAGGCGATTGAAGTGAAACACGAAGATGACTTTTCGGAAGATACGAAAGAAACATTTCTTGAGACACAAGAAAAAGCCGGTCACTGGGTAGGTAACGAACAAATCGAGAAAAAAATTACCGGCCGAAGTTATATCCGCGATCCTTTTCTTGACCCTGCCGCAGGTGATTACGAACCCATTCAAGAAGATAGCCGATTCCATGTATCAGAAGACCGAGAACGGAGTCCCGTTGGAGAAGATAGAATAACGAAAAACAAAGTCCCACCCTCTGACCTCTTAAATGAACAAATCGATGAAGATCAACGAGTATTACTTGAAGAACAGCAACGTGGCGATAAAATTGAAGAAATCCGATCTACTTTTGGTGCATTGGATAAACATAAGTAAATTCACACATGTTGATTAACCAAAAGAACCGGTAAAATAACTTGGGTGTTCTGTGTACAGATGCTTTTGGATCGCTTTAGATGAAAATGACATCTATATCATTACCGAGATTTTTTGATGTATAGGGATGCGACAAAGTCGTATCCCTATACATTTTTTCGGTAATGATATGGTGACCGTTCCTTCGCTACTCTCCAAAGATACAATTTTGGTTGCTCAAATCTTCTCTACTATATATGCTGAAATAAAGACTCCCATCGAATTTGCTGCGGCGCTAGGGGATGCCTCCCGCCCTAAGTAAGGGTGCTGAAAAAGTACGATTTCCTTCAATCCCGTTGATTTCCTTTCCAAGCAGACGCTTTCTTACCTCTAGTCAAGTAATTTCTAAAAAAATTGGTGGGGGAATAAAGAATAGCCCAAGGCAATTGCTTTTCGTTCCAGCGCTCGCTTTCCGCGGGCATGGCTTGAGCCTCCTCGTCCGCTTCGCTCCCTGCGGGGTCTCAAGGCTCATGCTATTCCCGCAGGAGTCGAGCGCTTCCACTACAAGCAACAAGAGAGAAATCAAGAAAGGATAGGAATACGTGGGGTCTCCGCTAGAGAATTTAAGTAGCACAAATAAACCTGACGATTATCTATTTTTTCGAAAGGTCTTCTGTGCTATAGTTTGGATATCCTTATTACGAACTGGTTTGGGCTGCTTCGTAATCAAAAAGGACTCTGTGTTGAATAAGGTGAAATGCGACTTTCAAGAACTTATTCACACAAGCTATGACCGCAACCTTATGAGGTTTCCTCTGAGGTTGCTTTTTTAAATGATCATAATAGTCTACAATGGTATTCTTCGTTCGTTGTCGCAAAGAAATCATGGACATCACCATGAAATATAGGATTTTTCTCAACCTACGGTTCCCTCGCTTATTTATCCGATCCTGGTACTGCAGCTTCCCGGATTGATACCGTTGGATATCAATTCCTGCGTAGGCATTTACCTGTTTCGGATTCTTGAAGCGACGGATATCCCCCAATTCTGCGATAAGCCGGACTGCTGTAGGTGTTCCGATGCCCGGAAAGGATACAAGTACTTGGAAATCTACACGTTCTTTGGAGAGTGCCACCATCTGCTTAATGATTTCATTCTTCTTTTGTCTTAGCTCTGCTATACGGGCTGCGTCTTCTTTTAAGTGCAGGCACCGAACATCGTCCTGTTTGATAGCTGGATACGTGTCTTCTGCGGCAATGAGCAGTTCCATCGTTTTCTCTTCTGCTTTGTGAATCGAGAGGTGCTTATAAGTGGCTTGTTTGATGTTTTTCGCAATTTCTTCCTTTGACTGACCTTTTAGACAATCTGGATGGGGATACAATTGAACCACATTTAAAAACAAGACCGACCTTTTGGAGAACACCTTTTCCAGTGCTGGAAAACTCAGCTGTAGAAAGGCGTGTAATCGATTCGCATACTGCTGAATCTCTTTCTCGACATCGTCGTAGTAACGCCCCAACGCACGCATTTGTTCAAAGTAGGCCTCCTGGACATACGTTTCTTCACGGTCAACCTTAAAATGGGACTTGGCTAACTCATGTGCGTCACTAATGTCTGTCTTATTTCTGCGCATAGAGGCCATTTGCAGCTTCGCTTGTAGGGGATTTAGCCTTTTGTATGGATAAC of the Sporosarcina sp. FSL K6-1508 genome contains:
- a CDS encoding C40 family peptidase; this translates as MKLTFTMKTTITIIAMSFLLLVAPFTGQAEASSKTAAISKTATSLIGVKYSYGGTTTKGFDCSGYVSYVFKQNDIHVSRTAASMHASGTTVNKANLETGDLVFFNTSGKGVSHVGIYIGDGKFSHASTSKGVRVDKLNDPHYWGSRYVGAKRITGVNSIASAK
- a CDS encoding IS110 family transposase codes for the protein MNNVVAFDVSMGKSTMVVYDHNQHCRFEGEMEHTVTGFMWLKEKLNNLKEQSGRTPEIVFEATGVYSQGLERFLKEECYPYKRLNPLQAKLQMASMRRNKTDISDAHELAKSHFKVDREETYVQEAYFEQMRALGRYYDDVEKEIQQYANRLHAFLQLSFPALEKVFSKRSVLFLNVVQLYPHPDCLKGQSKEEIAKNIKQATYKHLSIHKAEEKTMELLIAAEDTYPAIKQDDVRCLHLKEDAARIAELRQKKNEIIKQMVALSKERVDFQVLVSFPGIGTPTAVRLIAELGDIRRFKNPKQVNAYAGIDIQRYQSGKLQYQDRINKRGNRRLRKILYFMVMSMISLRQRTKNTIVDYYDHLKKQPQRKPHKVAVIACVNKFLKVAFHLIQHRVLFDYEAAQTSS